From a single Vicugna pacos chromosome 4, VicPac4, whole genome shotgun sequence genomic region:
- the ZNF883 gene encoding LOW QUALITY PROTEIN: zinc finger protein 883 (The sequence of the model RefSeq protein was modified relative to this genomic sequence to represent the inferred CDS: substituted 1 base at 1 genomic stop codon) gives MESKKISMREKHECKLCGKSFSRNTNLTQHQRVHTGEKPYEYNECEKAFSHKSSLRNHERIHTGEKPYPCNECGKAFSHTSALTQLHRIHTGKKLYAYVECGKTFSRSTHLFEHQGIHSGEKSYQCKECREVFCHSTSLIRHQRIHTGEKPYKXNECGKVFSHTPAFIQHQRIHTGEKPYECNECGKTFNRSTHLTEHQRTHTGEKPYVCKECGKTFSQSTHLAEHLKIHSGEKPYRCNECQKLFCYRTSLIRHQRTHTGERPDQCNECGKSFSLSSALAEHKRTHTGEKPYQCNKCSGVFCHSTLLI, from the coding sequence atggaatctaagaaaatttCTATGAGAGAGAAACATGAATGTAAACTATGTGGTAAATCCTTCAGCCGAAACACTAATCTTACTCAACATCAAAGAGTCCATACTGGGGAGAAACCTTATGAGTATAATGAATGTGAAAAAGCCTTTAGTCATAAATCATCCCTTAGAAATCACGAGAGAATACACACTGGAGAAAAACCCTATCCttgtaatgaatgtgggaaggctttcagccatACTTCAGCCCTTACTCAACTTCACAGAATTCATACTGGAAAGAAACTATATGCATATGTGGAATGTGGGAAAACCTTCAGCCGGAGCACACATCTTTTTGAACATCAGGGAATTCATTCTGGGGAGAAATCCTACCAGTGTAAGGAATGTAGAGAAGTTTTTTGCCACAGCACATCACTAATCcgacatcagagaattcacacagGAGAAAAACCCTACAAATGAAATGAGTGTGGAAAAGTCTTTAGCCATACCCCAGCCTTCATTCAACATCAGAGAatccatactggagagaaaccctatgagtgtaatgaatgtggaaagaccTTCAATCGGAGCACACATCTTACTGAACACCAGAgaactcacactggagagaaaccttatgtTTGTAAGGAGTGTGGAAAAACTTTCAGCCAAAGTACACACCTTGCTGAACATCTGAAAATACATTCTGGTGAGAAACCCTATCGATGTAATGAATGTCAAAAACTGTTTTGCTACAGAACATCACTAATTCGACATCAGAGAACTCATACAGGAGAGAGACCCGACCAGTGTAATGAATGTGGAAAATCCTTCAGCTTAAGCTCGGCCCTTGCTGAACATAAGCGAACACATACAGGGGAGAAACCTTATCAGTGTAATAAATGCAGTGGTGTTTTTTGTCATAGTACATTGTTAATTTGA